The following DNA comes from Pirellulales bacterium.
CGCGGGATCCTGATCTGTGGGTCTGGCATTGGGATGAGCATCGCCGCGAATAAGTTTCCCGGCGTGCGGGCCGCCCCCTGCCATGACGACCTGACCGCCGAAATGAGCCGCCGCCATAACGACCTCAACATCTTGTGCCTCTCCGCCGATATGCTGGGCGAAAAACTGATTGACCGCATGGTCGAAATCTGGCTCAAGACCGAATTTGAAGGAGGCCGCCACGCCCGCCGCATCGAAAAGATTAGCGAGTTAGAAAAGTAGGGGGGAGGGGGTCACTGGAGGAGGCGGCTCCGTCGCCGATCCCCCGTGGCAGCGAGTTTTACTCGCCAAACTAGTTTTTGGATGTTGGTTTTTGGTATTTGGTTAGCCGAGACGCGTGGCACGGTTGGGGAGCGGGCAGCAACGGGTGACACCGGTTGGCGCAGCCTACCGGTGTCGCGCAGCGACCAGAGGGAGTTGTGAGAGGGTAGAAACTTTTGTTAAGGTTCAAACTCCTTGCCATTCTCTCTTGCGGCTGCCTGCGTTCTTCTTGCTACTGCGCCGCTCAGGTTGACAAGCAACTGAGCCACCCGCGTCATACCGTTCTTTCTAATCGACTTCCTGGTCACCAAAAATTACAATATATCAGGTGGTCCAAATAACGGGGTCCACTACACATTGCACCACAGCCCCGAGTACTGTTGAACGATATAACTGATGGATTCTAGTACTTCTAGAGCGCTTTTCATGCTAGTGTCAAATTGTAACCAC
Coding sequences within:
- the rpiB gene encoding ribose 5-phosphate isomerase B, coding for MKIMIGSDHRGHAVKQKLLELVRRLGHEGIDEGTAGDCNSVDYPDVAALVAKNVSEQAVDRGILICGSGIGMSIAANKFPGVRAAPCHDDLTAEMSRRHNDLNILCLSADMLGEKLIDRMVEIWLKTEFEGGRHARRIEKISELEK